From Nerophis ophidion isolate RoL-2023_Sa linkage group LG15, RoL_Noph_v1.0, whole genome shotgun sequence, one genomic window encodes:
- the shrprbck1r gene encoding ranBP-type and C3HC4-type zinc finger-containing protein 1 isoform X3: protein MMTSLREAHKASPAEDISEGSQLQDASALQHLEDTCMELTRAIEAGDMNAASVFAATLCHQQAALNIQPSARECGDTDIRLAVIVEDSSSSCCVTMKVCPSMTTAALKQQMFLEYGFHPRVQRWVIGQCLCANHRSLASYGVRQDGDTAFVYIVTARHARLTLQDQESALLASSPHSLTSLPHAAPNSTSAQEKRPYNTLPTHNHSIESQKEIPSEVKHVSNEEFCQLYEALKRKSTSSQGWSCPSCTFINKPTRPGCEICSADRPDNYVVPGGYQPDAVELRRLQQEKEAIRQYKQVREEERRDNFAQLLRMDNQDLVPNPEPLDCRICYVELKPGEGAVLRDCLHCFCKECLRSVIMLSEEPEVPCPYRDDTYACECSLQEREIRALVSLEEYQRWLQRSLSVAESRCEGSYHCATADCPGWCEYEDTVNVYQCPVCKKKNCLICKAIHEGMNCKQYQDDLAARAVNDSAARRTTQLLQTLVASGEAMHCPQCGIIVQKRDGCDWLRCTVCHTEICWVTRGPRWGPKGPGDTSGGCRCNVDHQKCHQKCQNCH, encoded by the exons ATGATGACATCACTAAGAGAAGCACACAAAG CATCTCCTGCTGAAGATATTTCAGAGGGCTCCCAGCTCCAGGATGCttcagctttgcaacacttgg AAGACACGTGCATGGAGCTGACCCGAGCTATCGAGGCCGGCGACATGAACGCGGCCTCCGTCTTTGCTGCCACGCTTTGTCACCAACAAGCCGCTCTAAACATCCAGCCCTCTGCACGAGAATGTGGAGACACCGACATCAG ATTGGCTGTTATAGTTGAAGATTCTTCTTCGTCGTGTTGCGTCACCATGAAAGTTTGTCCTTCTATGACCACTGCAGCCTTAAAACAACAG ATGTTCCTAGAGTACGGCTTTCACCCGCGGGTGCAGCGCTGGGTGATCGGCCAGTGCCTGTGCGCCAACCATCGCTCCCTGGCTTCGTATGGCGTTCGCCAGGACGGTGACACGGCATTCGTGTACATCGTCACAGCCCGACACGCTCGCCTGACCCTCCAAGACCAGGAAAGTGCTCTCCTCGCCAGCTCTCCTCATTCTTTGACTTCCCTCCCTCACGCTGCTCCAAACAGCACGTCGGCACAAGAAAAGAGACCTTACAACACTTTGCCCACACATAACCACAGTATTG AATCCCAGAAAGAAATCCCCAGTGAGGTCAAACATGTCTCCAATGAGGAGTTTTGTCAACTATATGAAGCACTGAAACGAAAGTCAACCTCTTCTCAG GGTTGGTCGTGCCCTTCTTGCACTTTTATCAACAAACCGACGCGGCCAGGCTGCGAGATATGCAGTGCGGACCGCCCTGATAATTACGTCGTTCCAGGCGGTTACCAGCCGGACGCAGTGGAACTCCGAAGGCTCCAGCAGGAAAAGGAGGCCATTCGACAGTACAAGCAA GTAAGAGAAGAAGAGCGCAGGGATAATTTTGCCCAGCTGCTAAGGATGGACAACCAGGATTTGGTGCCAAATCCCGAGCCTTTGGACTGCAGGATTTGCTATGTGGAGCTAAAGCCAGGAGAGGGCGCCGTACTCAGGGACTGTCTCCACTGCTTTTGCAA GGAATGTTTGCGCTCAGTCATCATGTTGAGCGAGGAGCCAGAAGTGCCCTGTCCCTACAGAGATGACACATATGCCTGTGAATGCTCACTGCAAGAGAGGGAGATCAGAGCT TTGGTTTCACTAGAAGAGTATCAGCGCTGGCTGCAAAGAAGTTTGTCTGTGGCCGAGTCGCGATGTGAGGGCAGCTACCACTGTGCCACCGCAGACTGCCCTGGCTGGTGCGAGTACGAGGACACGGTCAACGTATACCAATGTCCTGTCTGCAAGAAGAAAAACTGCCTCATTTGCAAG GCTATTCATGAGGGGATGAACTGCAAGCAATACCAAGATGATCTCGCAGCCCGTGCTGTCAATGACTCGGCTGCACGAAGGACAACACAACTACTTCAG ACCCTGGTTGCGTCTGGGGAGGCAATGCACTGTCCCCAGTGTGGCATCATTGTGCAAAAGAGGGACGGGTGTGATTGGCTGCGCTGTACTGTTTGTCACACGGAAATCTGCTGGGTCACCAGAGGTCCCCGCTGGGGGCCAAAG GGTCCTGGAGACACTAGTGGAGGATGCCGCTGCAATGTGGACCATCAGAAATGTCATCAAAAGTGTCAAAACTGTCACTAG